A genomic stretch from Candidatus Woesearchaeota archaeon includes:
- a CDS encoding minichromosome maintenance protein MCM: MKVVTTKTTDITEQVKLLQDFFEMHYYDDLVYALQKGRQNIIVDFHQLAMFNIDLAQELLDNPLDMFKTAQLALEKLNLQGDMTKFFVRFFNLPASQHINIREIRSNHIGKLVEFTAVVRQKTDVRPQATTAKFECPSCGNIMNIVQTEQKFREPPGCGCGRKNGFHLMEKELVDVQKLVLEEATDELDGGEQPKRFNLLLRHDLVSPISEKKTNPGSKILVVGVVNEIPISSQQGVKTVDFDLMLEGNYIEPVQEEFSSLSISPEQEKEIIEFSKSENPFKRIVKSLAPTIYGHERIKEALILQLLGGVMKPRSDGVKTRGDIHILLIGDPGAAKSQLLKRVTVIAPKSRFVSGKGASGAGLTAAVVRDEFLRGWALEAGALVLANQGIACIDELDKMSDDDRSAMHEALEQQTITISKANIQATLRSETTVLAAANPKFGRFNPFDDLGKQINLPPALISRFDLLFPIRDVPDKDKDERIASFILKLHQDITLADNVELSTNFIKLYIAYAKRKIKPKLSNEALEEIRTYYVKLRSSGSEGEGGIKSVPITARQLEALVRLTEASAKTRLSGVATVDDAKKAIELLHYTLSQIGMDPDTGRIDIDRITTGVTSSQRNHIVVVREAINKLANEFKQIPEEEIIKYCESKGLEETKIEEVLQKLNRTGDIFQPKRGFYSKG; the protein is encoded by the coding sequence ATGAAAGTCGTCACAACAAAAACAACAGATATTACAGAACAAGTCAAGCTTTTGCAAGATTTTTTCGAAATGCATTACTATGATGACTTAGTGTATGCTCTGCAAAAAGGAAGACAAAATATTATTGTTGATTTTCACCAACTTGCGATGTTTAACATCGATTTAGCTCAAGAACTTCTTGATAATCCTTTAGACATGTTTAAAACAGCCCAGCTCGCTTTGGAGAAATTAAACCTTCAAGGAGATATGACTAAATTCTTTGTACGATTTTTTAATTTACCAGCATCACAACACATCAATATTCGAGAAATTAGAAGCAACCACATTGGAAAGCTCGTAGAATTTACTGCCGTTGTTCGACAAAAAACAGATGTTAGACCACAAGCAACCACTGCAAAATTTGAATGTCCGTCCTGTGGGAACATTATGAATATTGTACAAACAGAACAAAAATTTCGGGAACCGCCAGGATGTGGCTGCGGAAGAAAAAATGGTTTTCACTTAATGGAAAAAGAACTTGTTGATGTGCAAAAACTTGTACTTGAAGAAGCAACAGACGAACTTGATGGTGGAGAGCAACCAAAGCGATTTAATCTACTATTACGACACGACCTAGTAAGTCCTATTAGTGAAAAAAAAACGAATCCAGGAAGCAAGATATTGGTTGTGGGGGTTGTAAATGAAATTCCTATTTCTTCTCAGCAAGGTGTTAAAACGGTTGATTTCGATTTGATGCTTGAAGGAAATTATATAGAGCCTGTGCAAGAAGAATTTTCTTCATTATCTATTTCTCCAGAACAAGAAAAAGAAATAATTGAATTTTCAAAATCAGAAAATCCTTTTAAACGGATAGTAAAAAGTTTAGCACCAACTATTTATGGTCATGAACGAATTAAAGAAGCACTTATACTGCAATTGTTAGGAGGAGTTATGAAACCACGAAGTGATGGGGTTAAAACAAGAGGAGATATACACATACTTCTCATTGGAGATCCTGGAGCTGCAAAAAGTCAGCTATTAAAACGAGTCACCGTTATTGCTCCTAAATCCCGGTTTGTTTCCGGAAAGGGAGCGAGTGGCGCAGGATTAACAGCTGCAGTTGTGCGTGATGAATTTCTTCGAGGATGGGCTTTAGAAGCAGGAGCGCTTGTTTTAGCAAATCAAGGAATAGCATGTATTGATGAGCTAGATAAAATGAGTGATGATGATCGAAGTGCGATGCATGAAGCACTTGAACAACAGACCATAACCATTAGTAAAGCAAACATTCAAGCAACTCTTCGTAGTGAGACAACAGTGCTCGCGGCAGCAAATCCTAAGTTTGGACGATTCAATCCCTTCGATGATTTAGGAAAACAAATTAATTTACCACCCGCATTGATTAGTCGATTTGATTTATTATTTCCTATTCGAGATGTTCCAGATAAAGATAAGGATGAACGTATTGCAAGTTTTATTTTAAAATTACATCAAGATATTACTTTAGCAGACAATGTTGAATTATCCACTAATTTTATTAAACTTTATATTGCGTATGCAAAAAGGAAAATTAAACCAAAACTTTCTAACGAAGCACTTGAAGAAATAAGGACCTATTATGTTAAACTACGAAGCAGCGGCTCAGAAGGCGAAGGAGGAATAAAATCTGTACCTATAACCGCACGTCAACTTGAAGCGCTTGTTCGACTTACTGAGGCGAGTGCAAAAACAAGGCTCTCGGGCGTTGCAACCGTTGATGATGCAAAAAAAGCAATTGAGCTTTTACATTATACTCTTAGCCAGATAGGAATGGATCCAGATACTGGTCGAATCGATATTGATAGAATAACAACGGGTGTTACTTCTAGTCAACGAAATCACATTGTTGTAGTACGTGAAGCAATTAACAAACTAGCAAACGAATTCAAACAAATACCAGAAGAAGAAATTATTAAATATTGCGAATCAAAAGGTTTAGAAGAAACAAAAATAGAGGAAGTGCTTCAAAAGCTCAACAGAACAGGAGACATTTTTCAACCAAAAAGAGGATTTTATTCAAAAGGATGA
- a CDS encoding TATA-box-binding protein, with protein sequence MSLEELKKGLDVRIVNIVVSTSLDHDIPLEKMAATLSNTEYNPEQFPGLVIRIKEPKTSALIFSSGNVVCTGAKSLDEVRKSLDKIKETLTKINITITITPEIHIQNMVASGSIGMDLNLNTLAMKLDNTEYEPEQFPGLVFKLNEAKATFLLFSNGKIVCTGTKSEEEVYKAVHMLIDVLKNLT encoded by the coding sequence ATGTCTCTAGAAGAACTTAAAAAAGGATTGGATGTGCGTATTGTTAACATCGTTGTTTCTACCAGTCTTGATCATGACATTCCTCTGGAAAAGATGGCGGCAACGCTATCAAATACCGAATATAATCCAGAGCAATTTCCAGGACTAGTAATAAGGATAAAAGAACCAAAAACATCAGCATTAATTTTTAGCTCAGGAAATGTGGTTTGTACCGGAGCAAAAAGTTTAGATGAAGTGAGAAAATCTCTAGATAAAATTAAAGAGACTTTAACTAAGATTAATATTACCATTACCATTACTCCAGAAATACACATACAAAATATGGTTGCGTCAGGTTCTATAGGTATGGATTTAAACCTAAATACGCTGGCTATGAAACTGGATAATACAGAATATGAACCAGAACAGTTCCCTGGTTTGGTCTTTAAACTTAACGAAGCAAAAGCAACATTTCTCTTATTTAGTAATGGGAAAATTGTTTGCACAGGAACCAAATCAGAAGAAGAAGTTTACAAAGCAGTGCATATGCTTATAGATGTCCTTAAAAATCTTACTTAA
- a CDS encoding TraB/GumN family protein: MVIMIEHIKIVGTNHISEQSIQEIKKFFLDFQPDIIAVELDKQRLHSLLHPEQEGKLGLSAIRQFGVRGTLFLLIGRYVQRKLGKIVHMKPGSEMLFAANLARNNNLLLALIDRPINITIKRLFKKLTWKEKFRFCGDIIFSPFKKQRVKINLSAVPGEDMISQLLEPVKRRYPTLYVVLVAERDVYMARQIAILAKKHPTKKILCVVGAGHAQGMQKEIPLHLHRIEIV; the protein is encoded by the coding sequence GTGGTTATTATGATAGAACACATAAAAATAGTCGGAACAAATCATATCTCAGAGCAGTCTATACAAGAGATAAAAAAATTTTTTTTAGACTTTCAACCAGATATTATAGCAGTTGAACTTGATAAACAACGATTACACTCGTTGCTTCATCCCGAGCAAGAAGGAAAATTAGGATTGTCTGCTATTCGTCAATTTGGTGTACGAGGAACGCTTTTTCTTCTCATAGGACGCTATGTTCAGCGAAAACTTGGAAAAATTGTTCATATGAAACCAGGAAGTGAAATGCTTTTTGCAGCGAACTTAGCTCGTAACAATAATTTATTGTTGGCACTTATTGATAGACCAATTAACATTACCATAAAGCGATTATTTAAAAAACTCACTTGGAAAGAAAAATTTCGATTTTGTGGAGATATTATTTTTTCACCATTTAAGAAACAACGAGTAAAAATAAATCTCTCTGCAGTTCCCGGAGAAGACATGATTTCACAACTTCTAGAACCCGTTAAGCGACGATATCCAACATTATATGTTGTTTTAGTTGCTGAGCGAGATGTTTATATGGCGCGCCAAATAGCTATTTTGGCAAAAAAACACCCTACTAAAAAAATATTGTGTGTTGTTGGTGCAGGACATGCTCAAGGTATGCAAAAAGAAATTCCTTTACATTTACACCGAATAGAAATTGTCTAA